The Sedimentibacter sp. zth1 DNA segment GGAAATATAACAGGTATAGATCTTGAAGATAGATATATAACAATAGATGAAGTAGAATATAAGTTAGCTAATGAAGTGGAAATAAGATTAAACAACAAAGAAGCAATATTAGAAGACTTAGAATTAGAAATGGAAATTAATGCTGTAGAATTATATGGCGAAATAGTAGAAATAAATGCATTTAAAGAAGAAATTTTAGAGGCACAAGGAATGATATCAGCTATAAACTTGGAATACGGGTATGTTGAAATTGGGGGAATAGAATACCAGTTAGCAACAGAGACAATAGTAAAAGTTGACGGAGAAGTAGCAACATTAGAAGACTTAATAGTTGGTATGTCAGTAGAAGTGGAGTTATGTAACGGAGAAATAGTTAAAATATATGCAGAAATAATAGAAACAAGCAAGATTGAAGGAAAAATAACAGATTTAGATTTAATAGGTATATATCATTTATCTGTTGATGATCAAGAGTATAATCTTTTAAGTAAAGCTATTGTAACTTTAAATGAGGAAGAAGCACAATTAGAAGATTTACAGTTAGGAATGTCAGCGATAATTTATTTAGTAGATAACAATATAATTAAGATAGAAGCTACAATGATTAATAGCGAAAGAGTATTAGGAGAAATAAAAGATATTGACCTAATAGGAGTTTATCATGTAAGAGTAGGGGCTAAAGAATATGTATTATCAAAAGAAGCACAAGTTACAATAGATGAAAAAGAAGCAACTTTAGAAGATTTAGAGATAGGTATGGAAGCTAATGTACTTGTTGAAGATGAGTTAGTAACAAAAATAGATGCAAAGACTTCAGAAGTTGTAAAGGTTCAAGGATTATTAACAAGTATAAACATAGAAGAAAGAAATATAGAAGTGAATGAAGCAGTATATAACTTATCTGATGAAGTAGAAGTATTCATCGATGAAGCGGGAGCAGTATTAACAGATTTAGAAGTTGAGATGGACGTTGAAATAGAGATAGATAATGGATTAGTAGAAATAATAAATGCTAATAGCATAGAACAAAGTGAAGTATTAGAAGCCCAAGGAATATTAATGGGAATAGACCTTGAAGAAAGAACTATAACAATAGACGAAGAACAATATGATCTAGCTGACAATATGGAAACAATAACAGTAAATGGAGTAAATTCTTTTTTAGAAGATATAGTTGTAAATATGAATGTAGAGGTTGAGATACAAAATAATGTAGTTACAAAAATTGCTGCAGAAGACAATGTAGAGCAAATTACTGGTGAAATCATTGAGGTATCATTCACAACTGAAGGAATGAAATTAACAATAGATATTGTAGATGGTGAAACAGCACAACATCTAGTAAGTAAAGATTTAGAAAATAATAATTCAGAAATATTAAGCTTAGGGTACTATGCTCAGTTTAAAGTAGTGAACAGTATTATTGTAGAAGTTATTGAAGTTGTTGTTGAAAACTAAAACATTAAACATCCCGTAAGAACTAAGTCCTTACGAGATGTTTTTTTATTACAAAGAAATTTTATATTTAAATTTAGAATGTTTTTATAAAATAGTATTTCAATAAATATGTTTCCTATTTAACATACACTAATAAAACTCATCAAATTATTATACCATTGGTTAAATAAGAGAATTGTCTATATAATTATTTATGTTTTATGTGTATAATTAGAGTATGAAATAGATGGTAGTCATTAAATATTTTAGAAAATAAGTTTTTATTTCAATCCTAAAAATGAAAGAGGAAAAGAACTTTCAACTCAATTTGTTGTAAAGGTGTAAGGGACTCAAAGGATGAATAAAGAGCTGATTTCATAAATATGGGGTTTAAAGATTCTAGTTATGAAAGATTTTGCCATCAAAAAAGGTACCCAAAATTCATTATCATTTTGTATATTATATGAAAGAAAATAGGTGATGAGGTTCAAGGTTTTGTGATACAAGTAAAAAAAGAACTATATCATCGTGTTCTTTGATGATAATGGGTAGAAGAGCATGTATATAGACAATATTATTTGGACAAGAGTTACTGTAGATGTTAACTCGAGTAAAGTATTTGTTAATAGGAGCTAGTGAATATGAAGAATGAAATAGATTCCATTATATCTAATTTGGATTTGAAAAAAGATAAAGCAAAAATTAATCAATTGATACAAGATTATCAGCCCTTTATATTGAATACTATATCGAATTTAAAAAATGAATATATTCAAGTTGAGAATGATGAAGAGTTTTCAATTGGACTTTTAGCATTTACTGAAGCAATCCAACGTTTTGATGAAAATAAAGGAAGCTTTCTTCATTATGCCAAATTGGTTATCACTAGTAGAGTCAAGACTTTTTGGCAGAAGGAACAAAAACATGAACATAATTCTATTGATGCAATGGTGAATAATGAGCAAAATAACAGTTATAGTTATCAAGACAGCGATTTAAGACAAGAAGTTCTGCTATTTGAAGAGGAATTGAAGAGATTTGGTATTGATTTTGATGATTTAATAGATGCATCGCCAAAGCACAAAGATACAAGAGAAAAAGCAGTAGATATTGCTGTAAAAACTAGTGGTGAAGAAGACTTAGTAAATCATATTTATGAAAAAAAAAGATTACCTATTACAAAAATTTCTGAACGCTTTCTAGTGAGTCTTAAAATAATTAAGAAAAGTAAACTATTTATTACAGCAATTATTATTGTTATAGTCAATAACTATTCGAGTATTCTTACTTGGATAAAAGATTCAAAAAAAGGTACTAAAAGTGATTGTCATTATGTTTAGTTGTCAAAAGAAAAAGAGGTGATTTAGCATGTGCTACAAAGGCATTGTCGTGAAAATAAAAAAGAACTATGCTATCGTATTGTCAGAAGACAATGAGTACAAGAGAATAAGGTTAAAAAATAATCTTGTTGTTGGACAGAAAATTATGTACACAAACGACGATATTGTGCATAATCAACAAAAATTGAGGATGATGACGATAATTAACAAAAAGTCAATTGCTGTTGCAGCGGTTTTATTACTAATTGTAAGTGGGAGTTTAATTGGTATCAATAATTTCATGAGTCAAAGAGCGTTTAAAAATGTTATAGCGTTAATTACTGTAGATATTAACCCGAGTGTTAAAGTATCTGTTAATGAAGATGATAAAGTTGTAAAAGTAGAAAGTTTGAATGATGATGGAGAAACTCTGAACCTATCTGGTGTTATTGGAATTGATGTGGATGAAGTTATTGAGACAATTGTTAGTAAAGCTAGAGTTGCTGGATTTATTAATAATGAAGACTTAGAGGATGATTATGTTCTTATCACTATGATACCTGTAGAAGAAGAGGAAAAGGAAAAAGTAGAAGAAATTGAAGATTTAATCAAAGAAAAGATAGTTGAAAGTGATGAGCTACAAAACGTTAATGTGGCGATGATTAAAGCAACGATGAATCAGTTATCAGAGGCGCAAGATAAGAGTATACCTGCAGGATTGTTGGCTGCTAACGGAGGAGCCAGTGATGATGAATTAATGTCTGTTAAAGACTTCTTTGCAAGTGAAGAGAGAATTGCTGTGTTTGAAAATACTGGTGAAATAATAGAAAAAGATTTAGAAAAAGAAATCGAATTAATAGGAAAATATCTGAATGAATTAGAGGTAGAAGATGTAAATATTAAAAATTTGCAGGCTACATTTGATCTTTCAAAAGAAGACTTTTTTGAAGCAAAGAAACTTTATGAATTAGCAAAAAAAGAATATAAGCATGCACTTGCATCTGGCGATGAGGAGAAAATCGCATCCGCAAAGCTCTTGATGGAAGAGGCTGAGAAATATAAAGATTCAATGGAGCAAAATAAAGATGATGTTGAATTGATAAAAGAACAAATAAAGCGTCAATTGGAAGCTTTAGAAACTGACGTGGATACAGAAGAACAGAAACAAGAAGAAAAAAAACATGAGGAAGAAGAAAATCGTTTAGAAGAGAAACAGAAACGAGAAGAAGAAAAACATGAGGAAGAAGAAAATCGTTTAGAAGAGAAACAGAAACGAGAAGAAGAAAAACATGAGGAAGAAGAAAATCGTTTAGAAGAGAAAGAAAAACGAGAAGAAGAGCAACACGAGAAAGAAGAAAAGCGTTTAGAAGAGAAAGAGAAACGAGATGAAGAAGAACGTGAAAAAGAAGAAAAGCGCTTAGAAGAGAAAGAGAAACGAAAGGAAGAACAACACGAGAAAGAAGAAAAGCGTTTAGAAGAGAAAGAGAAACGAGAAGAAGAACAACAAAGGAAGAAGAAAAGCGCTAATATAGTAATAAAATGGAACCTATAAGATAGACACTAAAAAAGCCTTTCTTAATAGGTTCCTTTTTTGTACAATATGTAATCAGTGTAATAAGGGACGGTTATTTTTGATTGACAGATAAGCAAAAGGAATAAATAAAGAGAAATACTTCAGAAAGAAGCACATAAAAACAAAGTTATAGAAATAATCAAATATATAAAAGAATTAATGGACATGTGTTTCAAGACAGATATAGAAGCGAAGCAGTAGAAGATGATACTTATATGTTAGGTGTGCCGAGATATATACATAATAATTCCGTATTCCGTCAAAGCAAAAAGTGAAATATTGGATTTATTTAAAAATAAAAAAGATTTTTAAAAATTTCATAATAATAGTGACGATAATATATATATTGATACAAAAGAAGAAAAGCAAGATAATATTGAAAATATAGTAAATAATACAATTGAAAATTTTGCAAATTAAAATTAAATTACAGATCAAATTCAATTTTCACAGATAAAAAAAGAAGAATTAGCAGCAAGACTTTTAAAATTAAATGCTATAACATACAGTGATATAGCAGGTTTATGTAATTTAAGTCTATATAGAGTATCTGAAATAAAGAAACAAAAAGATGAAGAAAGTCAAATTACAGACAAAAAGAACCGTCCCTAAAAACATATCGGAAAGGCGAGCCTAGAGTTTGCAAGAGATTATCCAGTTCTTTTTCGCGAACTAACGATGCAACCAAATCAATACATGGCATCTTATGAAACAGTGGAGAAAACAATGCTTGAAGCCATGGCTGAGGACGAAGAAATGCGTGACTGGACAATGGATGAACGAAAAAGGCTATTTTTTAAAATGAGAGTCTTTCAAACGGGACTATCAGCAATGGTTGCCAATGGTCATGTACCGTCTTGGCTCAATGAAAAGGACGTTGAAGAGCTACTTATGGAAATTGGTGAGTAGCTTTTGCTTGTCCATAAAATAAAACGGGGGGAGAACAAAAAATGAAAAAAATAGTTATAATTGGTGGAGGAATTGCTGGGTTGAGTGCTGGTATCTTTGCCCAGAAAAATGGCTTTGATAGTATTATAATGGAAAAGCACCATGCTTTAGGTGGGGAGTGTACGGGCTGGGAGCGTCAAGGCTACCATATAGATGGTTGTATTCACTGGCTAGTGGGAACGAAAGAGGGAACCCAAATTCATGATCTTTGGAGCACCGTGGGTGCTCTAGACGGGGTTGAGATATATCACCCTGAGAGCTTTATGGCTGTTGAACATGACGGCGTAACAGTTAATTTCTATCGTGATCTTGATCGGTTTAAGTCAAGCTGGCTAGAAATATCACCAGAAGACAAAGAAGAAATAGAAGAGTTTTACAGTGACATAAAGCGGCTACATTCATTTTCAATACCATCAGGAAAACCTGTAGATATGATGAGTCTAATTGAAAAAATAAAGTACATTTTCTCCATGAAAGATATTGGCCCACTTATGCAGAAATACGGAAAGATCAGTGTGAAGGAATTGGCCAAGAAGTTCAAGCACCCGGCGTTGAGGGAAGCAATAGCTTCCTTTATGCCAGAAGGAGATTACAGTGCAATATCCGTTCTTTTTCCTCTCGGTACTTTTACTAGTGGGCAGTCGTCTATTCCCAACGGGGGCTCTAAGGCACTAGCTAATCGCATGGTAGAGCGATACCTATCTTTAGGCGGAACAGTGGAGGCTTCGTGTGAGGTGGTGGAAGCGGATATTGAAGGAGATACAGTAAAGGGTATTAAATGCAAAAACGGAAAATCGTTCGAAGCAGATTACTTTATTGCCGCTTGTGACGCCAAGGTTTTATATGAAAAGCTACTAAAGGGACGTTACCCTGATCAAGAGTTTGAGGAAAGGTACAATAATCCAGATAGATATCCTTTGGCATCAAACATTTATATTGGAATAGGCTATGAAGATGAAATGAACGACATTCCCCGGACACTTAAGTTTCCTGTAGAATCGGTAGATATTAACCAAAATCAGAAACTAATAGAGCATTTACAAATGACCCACTATGGCTACGAGCCTAACTTTGCTCCAAAGGGGCATACTGTAATGACCTTTGCTATTAATCAATTTAAGCCAGAACTAGATGCGTGGGAAGATTTGGTAAAAGATAAGGAAGCTTACGCTAAGGAAAAGACTCGGATTGGCGAAGCAGTAATCGATGCAATGGAAACTCGCTTTCCACACATGAAAGGAAAGCTGAAACTGCTGGATGTGGCCACTCCGCAAACCTACGTACGGTACTGCAATGCTTATCGTGGAGCCTTTATGGGTTTTTGGCCGACTATTAGTGGAAGGTCTTTGGCTCATACAGACCAGCTAGTAAAAGTCAACAAGAAAAATAAAAAAGTTTAGTAATATTGTTTAGCTAAAAAAGTGTAACCTTAATAAACCCAAACAATGAATTGCTTGAAAAACAATTAAAACTTTATGTAAGGACTTAATAATTATGCAGCAAGTAGCTGTAATGATTGTTTGTAGTTACTAATATGAGTTTCTGGAGAACGGAGTTCAAAAGATTTTTCATCACGTAGCACTGCAAAAATGATATTACAGATTTTGTGCATAACAGCACCAATAGCAACCTTTTTAGGTTTAGATTCAGTTTTCTTTCGGTAATAAGCTTGTAAATAGGGATTAATAGCTTTACCATTACTTGTAGAACGTATATTAGACAAAGCGATAGCAAAAACAACACGTCTAGCGATACGTGAACCACGCTTAGACATATGCATTTCAGTAGCATTGAATTTGCCTGATTGGTTAACTTCAGGATCCATACCAAAATAAGCAAACAGCTGTTTAGGGTTCTTAAAAGCACTAAAATCACCAATTTCACACATTATGGTAACAGCAGATAAAAAACCAACACCAGAAATTGAATCTAGCAAATGAATTTGATTAATAAACTTTTCGGATTTATGCTTATCAACAAGCAAATTTATTTGATTTAAAATAGATTCAATAACAGTATCTAAATATTCGATTAAGTCAATAGTTAAAGAAATATTGAAATACACACTATCAATATTACAACCAAAGGTTTTGGCTGCATTTGCTGCGTTAGAAAGTTTTTCGTAGCATTGAGTAGCTTTTGAAATACCTTTTCTAGAAGATTTAGATATTTTTTCAATCAAAGATGATTTATGCGCTCTTAATATTTTATCAGGAGTACAATAATTCTTTAAAATCATGCGAGATGTAACACCACAAACATCTGAGAAAATATTAAGGTATTGAGGAAAAACAGTATGTAAATCCGCTTTTAGTTTATTAATATGAGCTGAGCGTTGATCCATAATGTCATAATGTTTACGAACTAAGCTACGAAGCTCTAAAACAAGCTTAACAGGCATAACAGAGGTTTTTAAATTGTTAGATAAACCAAGTCTAGCGATGCCAATAGAATCTAATTTATCATTTTTTACTTTCCTTATTCCTGAATTTTTGATAGAATGAGTGATGAGAGGGTTAATAATATGGGCCTCAAATCCTGATTCATTCAGGAAGCAGAAGAGCGGAAAGTGATAGATTCCGGTAGATTCCAGGAAAATGTGTGATTTCATGGAATGTGACTCTTCTGCTTTTTTTATTGCAGAAATAGCACGTTCAAGAGAATCTATACTGTTATGTAGTATTTTAAAAGGTTTCAAAATAATGTTTCCGTTGTTATCAACAATAGACATAAAACTAAAAGTTGAACCAACATCAATACCAACGGAGATATAGTTACGATTATTAAAATTAAACATAGAAAGCTCCTTTCGAATAGGTATCCATAAATAGCAATGAGTACACAACCTGGCACGTTATTCGGGTATAGCTTATCAGCTCCCAACCAGCTAAAATCATAAATCCTCATTGAATGGATTGATTGTCTGTAGTTACAGGTATTGCCTTATAAAAGGCTCCCAAGGACGTTAACATCTACCATCCTATTCAATAAATATAATACCTTATGACTTAGACAAAGTCGAGAGTTGAATTTCTATACAATAACTTATGAGTTTATTCATGACTCAATGGTTGAATGATTGTATACAAGAATGATTTTCTTTATTCAGCTAGAACATGAATTAGATATGAATTAGCATAGCTTTTTGCTATGACTTTATTATACCAGGACGTATCAAAGGCCTCGATAACATGTTATTAAGTGGTCAGTGGCTACAACCACCTGGGGGATTACCTGTAGCAGTGATTACTGGAAAAGACACAATTATGCGGATTTGCAAGAAAGAAAAACAGCAATTTGTAACTCTTTGAAGTCGATA contains these protein-coding regions:
- a CDS encoding sigma factor, producing the protein MKNEIDSIISNLDLKKDKAKINQLIQDYQPFILNTISNLKNEYIQVENDEEFSIGLLAFTEAIQRFDENKGSFLHYAKLVITSRVKTFWQKEQKHEHNSIDAMVNNEQNNSYSYQDSDLRQEVLLFEEELKRFGIDFDDLIDASPKHKDTREKAVDIAVKTSGEEDLVNHIYEKKRLPITKISERFLVSLKIIKKSKLFITAIIIVIVNNYSSILTWIKDSKKGTKSDCHYV
- a CDS encoding anti-sigma factor domain-containing protein, producing the protein MCYKGIVVKIKKNYAIVLSEDNEYKRIRLKNNLVVGQKIMYTNDDIVHNQQKLRMMTIINKKSIAVAAVLLLIVSGSLIGINNFMSQRAFKNVIALITVDINPSVKVSVNEDDKVVKVESLNDDGETLNLSGVIGIDVDEVIETIVSKARVAGFINNEDLEDDYVLITMIPVEEEEKEKVEEIEDLIKEKIVESDELQNVNVAMIKATMNQLSEAQDKSIPAGLLAANGGASDDELMSVKDFFASEERIAVFENTGEIIEKDLEKEIELIGKYLNELEVEDVNIKNLQATFDLSKEDFFEAKKLYELAKKEYKHALASGDEEKIASAKLLMEEAEKYKDSMEQNKDDVELIKEQIKRQLEALETDVDTEEQKQEEKKHEEEENRLEEKQKREEEKHEEEENRLEEKQKREEEKHEEEENRLEEKEKREEEQHEKEEKRLEEKEKRDEEEREKEEKRLEEKEKRKEEQHEKEEKRLEEKEKREEEQQRKKKSANIVIKWNL
- a CDS encoding NAD(P)/FAD-dependent oxidoreductase, whose protein sequence is MKKIVIIGGGIAGLSAGIFAQKNGFDSIIMEKHHALGGECTGWERQGYHIDGCIHWLVGTKEGTQIHDLWSTVGALDGVEIYHPESFMAVEHDGVTVNFYRDLDRFKSSWLEISPEDKEEIEEFYSDIKRLHSFSIPSGKPVDMMSLIEKIKYIFSMKDIGPLMQKYGKISVKELAKKFKHPALREAIASFMPEGDYSAISVLFPLGTFTSGQSSIPNGGSKALANRMVERYLSLGGTVEASCEVVEADIEGDTVKGIKCKNGKSFEADYFIAACDAKVLYEKLLKGRYPDQEFEERYNNPDRYPLASNIYIGIGYEDEMNDIPRTLKFPVESVDINQNQKLIEHLQMTHYGYEPNFAPKGHTVMTFAINQFKPELDAWEDLVKDKEAYAKEKTRIGEAVIDAMETRFPHMKGKLKLLDVATPQTYVRYCNAYRGAFMGFWPTISGRSLAHTDQLVKVNKKNKKV
- a CDS encoding IS110 family transposase, translated to MFNFNNRNYISVGIDVGSTFSFMSIVDNNGNIILKPFKILHNSIDSLERAISAIKKAEESHSMKSHIFLESTGIYHFPLFCFLNESGFEAHIINPLITHSIKNSGIRKVKNDKLDSIGIARLGLSNNLKTSVMPVKLVLELRSLVRKHYDIMDQRSAHINKLKADLHTVFPQYLNIFSDVCGVTSRMILKNYCTPDKILRAHKSSLIEKISKSSRKGISKATQCYEKLSNAANAAKTFGCNIDSVYFNISLTIDLIEYLDTVIESILNQINLLVDKHKSEKFINQIHLLDSISGVGFLSAVTIMCEIGDFSAFKNPKQLFAYFGMDPEVNQSGKFNATEMHMSKRGSRIARRVVFAIALSNIRSTSNGKAINPYLQAYYRKKTESKPKKVAIGAVMHKICNIIFAVLRDEKSFELRSPETHISNYKQSLQLLAA